TATACATCAGTATCAGCAATACCAGTAGTAGAATATAGTGTAACAGGTATTAACGGAACAGTTTTCGCGACGGTAACTCAAACAGCCCCTGCAGCAAATCCAGAAGTATTTACAGGATTAGGAACAGGAAGTTATGAGGTTGTAATTTACAATCCAGTAACCGGGTGTAGATTATCAACAGTTCATCAGGTAGCTGCAGCACCAGTGTTTAATTTAGATATTAATAAGACCAGTGATGTAGTTTGTTTTGGAACATCAACAGGAGAGTTAACATTTGATTTCAGTAGTGGAAGTCCATATACAGGTCTTTACAACTATCAATTAATGAATACCAACGGAACACCAGCTACAGGAGATGATACGACAGTAGGAGCAGCAGTAGTAGGTGTAACAGGAGGAGTATTACAAACTGTAGGAAGTTTAGCAGTAGGAGAATACTATGTAGTAGTAACTATGACAGCAAGTCCATTCTGTCCAGTAACATCCGCAGTTGTATCTATAGCTCAGCCAACAGCAGGATTAGGAATTACAGCAGTACCAGTAGCGGTAAGTTGTAATGGAGGAAATGACGGAAGCATTACAGCAACAGCTACTAACGGATGGGGTGGTTATCAATATAGTTTAACGCCAGTAACAGGAACATCACCAGCGGTTGCATTAGGAAATAGTAATGTATTTAGTAATTTAGAATCAGGAAGTTATACAGTAACAGTACGAGATGCTAACGGATG
This DNA window, taken from Tenacibaculum sp. MAR_2010_89, encodes the following:
- a CDS encoding SprB repeat-containing protein, which translates into the protein YTSVSAIPVVEYSVTGINGTVFATVTQTAPAANPEVFTGLGTGSYEVVIYNPVTGCRLSTVHQVAAAPVFNLDINKTSDVVCFGTSTGELTFDFSSGSPYTGLYNYQLMNTNGTPATGDDTTVGAAVVGVTGGVLQTVGSLAVGEYYVVVTMTASPFCPVTSAVVSIAQPTAGLGITAVPVAVSCNGGNDGSITATATNGWGGYQYSLTPVTGTSPAVALGNSNVFSNLESGSYTVTVRDANGCEVSTTETVVNPVAVSFGLTKDDSACNSSTGGSITATPAGGTGTYTFVLTNTTTSTVVRTETGTGAFYIYQCSSRILFCNSIR